ACAACAAAGATCAAATAATCGCGATGTTTTGGGTAATCCTGGAAAACCGAAAAGGCGAAGCACCTCGACACTTGTAAAAAAGGGACTGCATCatcacttccctctaagaaatGTGGAGACTATCTGTGCACGGTGAAATCTGGGAGGCTGATTTCTCTTCGACTGAATACCTCGAGGGACTATCCCAAAAGCCTAGGATATCGAGCCAGTCACACCCCTCAATATCGGCCGGTATCCTGCCAAGGATAATGTCGACTACAGCCCCATTGAACGCAGGGATCTCCTAAGTAACACACCCGGGCTCAATCAGGTCTATTTAAGCGGCTCGACATCAGCCCATGCATACATCACAGAGTTAGCCGATTGTCTCATCCTATTTTTTTTATCATGCAATGTATCTCGTACGAAGTTGGGACTCCCCCCTtttctataaaaggggagtcactaacaccctgtaaaggagagctccaaccattctactcaagtgcaataatatcttctctcttttTCCGCTCTCTAACTCGCTTTCCTTCATTGGCTCGAAGCCACTTAGCTTTATTGCTTTCTTATATGTTATTTGTTTATCACCTAGCATTAGCTCGAAGTCGCTTTAATAGCTATCGTTCTCTTACCTGTTCTTCGTTATACAACTCAAtagtggccataaagagccttgtttaattatatcctcaactgttatcccatccccgactgtCCCCGATACCTCGAACTCGAACTTGTCGTCGACCCCTAGATCCCCCATCGATCGGATCCACACTAGGGCAGCAGGCACatcggttcgattactatctcgttttagcttgcttttcatcattagattccatattattagcatcaactgatctaataactagctcgggaatagatcacgtaattttaaaatcccatttacaaatttaattgttgttaccattttcacggtaaacagactGTATGCTAATTAAGGTGGCGAATTGGTAataaatgattttccttttaagTTGGTTGTACAGCTCGTGGAGAAGGCCAagtattgaatttttttttagttattgAAGAGCAAAAAAATGACAATATAATCAACTTATTACAGAGAAAAACTACAAAGTAATTGGTTTCTTATATTTGTCATCGTACTATTTTGTCTAGGTGACTTGTATAGGATTGTGTAATTGTGAGAGTATATATATGGAAAGATGAAGTTAATTTCGTAGTTATATTTTTTGTTATCATCTATTCTTTTTGTATTGAGTTCTCTTTGTATTGAGTTAATTATACTAGGATCACATGTTTACAAGTATTTGAAAAACTAATATTCTTTTTATTTGATGAAAGAATTTTTTTATTGATCTTCACCTTACAAAGATATTTATAAATTTATCTCCCTACTATAACTGTAAGCTATTCTATTTATCTTATCACTAATTATATTCTCCATTTTGCATACCTACTAGGTAGGTCTGCTCTATAGTATACTATCTATACAAAAGATTCATccattccttttcttttctattcttcCTATTAGCAACTATCAGCTGCACTCTTTGATATTCTTTCACATCTTTGTTGGAATTGGCACAACTTGATTTCATAGAGCTTCATTTCTTGCTTGCCATATTCCACACATAATTGTTGTAATGATTGAAGTCACAAATCCCCCGCAGATTCTTCCTTATATACATATTCCTATCTTTCGCCAAATGTTTTGCTGGTCTGGTTGGCTAATTTTTATTCCCAGCCATCTGCCAAGTTCTTCAATACTTCTTCTGGAAAAATGGTAATCAAAATACAAATGTTGAACTTTTCATCATGCATTCCACACAATAGACATGTTTTCTCCTGGCTCACTTCTATCCTGTGCAATCGATCCCTGATAAGCAGTCTTTGTCTCATGATCAACCAACCTATAAAGCAATATTTTGCACATTTAATATGTTCTAGATCTATCTAGCATATGGCCACTTAAGTGTTATTCCTCTTCTCCATTTGTACCCATCACTCACTATGTACTGCTTCTTTTGTCCCTTTCATCCTTGTTCAAATCCAGTTGCAAAGATTGTTTTTATGTCACAAATCTTCTTCCAGTACCATGCACAGTCTTGTGGTAGCTTATATTGCCATCAATATTTCTCCTTTATATAAATGTGGTTTACCCATTTGACCTATAGAGACCACTTTCTTGCTCAGTATTCTACACATACTTTGTCACCGCTGCTTCATTCCATGCCAAACATTCCTTCCCCCACTTCTTTTGGTCTACATACTGTATCCCATGCTACCAAAGGAGGGTTGTTGGTAATAACTTTCCCATCCCATAAGTAATTCCTACATATAACTACAATTGCTTTCATCACCTTTTTTCGAATGATGAATATAGATGCCCTATAAGTGTATAAGTGCAGCAACACAGTATTCACCAATTGAGTTCTCTTTGCATAGGACAAATTTCTCGACCCCCATCCTTTTATTCTTATTAGAATCTTGTCTATTAATATTTCACAATCTACTACATTCATTTTCTTTGGGGAGACATGTACTCCTAGATATTTGAATGGTAatttacctcttttgtaacctGTCAACTCACATATATCTTCAATATCCCTTCCATTCATGTTTGCACAAAAAATATTTGATTTATTTGCATTCAATGTAATTCCTAATGTATTTGAGAAGGACTTATGACCCCTTAGCATGAGCAGTACAGAAGCATACTCTCCTTTTCTAAATAGTATCATGTCATTCACAATGCATAAATGTGTCAGATTAAATCCCTTACATTTGGTATGATAGCTGAATTCTTTCTGTTTAGCTATATGCCCCATTAATCTTGTAAAGTATTCTATAcaaatcacaaataatagggGTGAAATTGGGTCCCCTTGTCTTAGTCCTCTCTCTTCCTTTTTATGCTGCCATAACATCATCCATTCAAATTGATTCTATAATTGGTTGTGGTTATGCATGCCATGATCCACCATATAAACCTACTAGGGAAATTTAGTGCATGCAACATTTCCTCCACAAACTTCCATTCAATAGAGTCATATGCTTTCTTCAAATCCACCTTTATCAAACAGCTTTTTGTAGTATTCTTCCTGTTGTATAGTCTGACCATGTCTTAACATATCAATATATTTTGCACTATTGTCCTATCTGCCACAAATGCACTTTGATTATGTGAAATGATATCTAGTAGTACCAGCTTCAATTTATTATATAACATCTTAAAAATTATCTTGTATACCACATTGCAACATGTTATGGGCCTATAGTCCCCCCACTGTTGTTGCACGAGAAGACTTAGGTATGAGAGTTATTACTGTACTGTTTATAGCTTTGAGCATTCTCCCTGATTGGAAGAATTCCAATATTGCACCAGTGATAGCCTCTCCTACAATAATCCAGCTATCTTTAAAGAATCGGCTTCCATACCCGTCTGGTCCTAGTGCCTTTGTCCCATCTATGTCCAACAGTGCCTCTTTGACATCCTTATGTGTAAATCCTTTAGTCAGTTGACTTCTTTGCTCTTCTGAAATAATTGTTCATTCTTTCACTATACCACTTATCACACGGTCTCTATCCTATTTATCAGTGCCCGGAAGATTTATATAGAACTCCTCAAAAGCATCAGATACTGCATTTGTTGTTTGGATTGTTTCCCCATGAATGTTTTGGTGAAAATTCTGGTTGTTGCTCTCTTTGCCTTGATCACCGAGTGGAAATAACTTGTATTCACGTCTTCATACTTGAGCCATTGAACCTTACTCCTTTGCTGCAAATACTTTGTTTTTGCCTCTTTCCAGTATATATACTTCTTAGTCAGTTTCTTCTCCTCGTTGCCTATTCTTTCATTTCTGGGCTCCTTTTGTATTTTCTCCTGGTATTCCATCAGTTCCTTCTTGTTGTCATCTTCTTTTTTCTCCACTTCTGCAAATCTATCCTCGTTTAACTGGATTAACACTTTCTTTAGTCTATTCAACTTTCCAACCACTTTAAACATTTTTGTCCCTTGTATTTGTTGTCTCCAGTTCCCCTCCACTTTGATCATGAAGGATTTATCCATACTCCACATGTTATAGTACCTGAATAGCTTCATTTTAGGTGCTCTTGTCACTTCCCATTGGATAATTGCAGGACTATGATCATACTCCCCTGCTGCCATATAGTGTACTTTAGCAGCTGGCAGTTTATTCACCCAGTCATTATTGGTGAATACCCTATCTATTCTGCTAAGTACTTTGTCGTGTCCTACCTATTTATTACTCCAAGTATAGAATCATCCTGATTATTTCAATTCTTGCAAACTACAGTATTTCACACATTCTTTAAActcttttatttttgtatatGTCATCTTACTTCCTACTGTATCCTCTTGATTGAGTATAGAGTTAAAGTCTCCCATTATTACCCATGCCCCTATAACTTGGTCAACTATCCTTCTTATATCTATCTCTCCATAGCTCACTTCTTAATGCATGATCATTAAATCCATAAATCATTATAATATTCATCTTCTTTCCAATGCCGCTATGAGTTATTATATTGTGAATTAGTTGTTCTGTTACCATTTTCACCTGCATAGTGAAGATTTGGGGCCTCCACAGTATCCATACCCTCACTACATTATGATTTAAGTGATTAGTAGTATAGGACTGACATGTGCAATGATTAAGAGCAACTTTGTTAGCCTTAGCTTTCTTAATCTTTGTTTCCAAGAGCCCAAACAGTCCAACCTGCTGCCTTTGAAGGAATAAGTTGACTTCCTTCTGTTTGGTTGTTCTGTTTAGGCTCCTGGTATTCCAAAAATTAATTTTATCCATTAGGGATGTGGTGTTGAGGCCCCCAACCTGCCCTATTTTGCTACTAGCTTTTGGATTTTCTCTTGGTCTTTCCTTTGACTGCTCCTCACCTTCTTTGTTTCCATTGTTCCTATTACTCTCTTGTGTAACAGCCGCATAATTGTTCTGATTACTTCCTCTACTTCTCCATGTTTTCTTGCCTTGCATCACATGACATGTTTCCTGTTCCTTATTGTTGTTGCCTGCCACTGTTTCCTTCTTCTGCATTTCATGCTGCTTCTCAGTATTCTTCTCAACTGGATTATTGTCCCTTGCTTCCAATTGCTATTGTTTCTCTGGTTTCCCCATATGATCTATTTGATTATTGTTCTCCATTCCTTTGGTGCTTATCTCCCCTTCCTTGTCCCGCCTTAATTGCTTCCTACATTTACTAATGGCATGCCCAAAATTGCCACATGCTGTACAATAGATTGACTTCCATTCATATCTTACCTCATGCTCTATAATTGCTCCACATTCATTTTCAAACATGACTATGTCTTGGTAATTCTAATCTGGTTCAACCTCTACCAAAATCCTTGCAAATTGTAATAATTGTTTTTGCATAGTTGCTCTATCTGCTTTCAATGGGTTGCCTATCAGCCCTACTATTTTTGTTAGAGCATTTTCCCCCAAGTACTTAATGTCCAAATTCATTAATCGAATCCACACAGGAATTTTATCAACCACCTGTTTGCTAAATTTGACGTCCGATCTTCATGGTTTAACCACCATTGGCTTTTTATCAAACATTCTAATCACTTCTTCCACCACCTTCTATTTATTCTCGAATGAGTGAAACCTTACTATGAAAACACCACGATTCACCTGAGTGATTTTGTCAATTTCCAGTGATCCCCATACTCGTTTAAAGTATCCTTACATAATTGTTTGTGGAAGATTTGATCCTAAAACATAGCAAATATCAGCTGATTTCCAGTATATTATCTCATCCTTAATATCATTCATTGTGATTTTCACATTCCCTTTCTTTTGTTCCCCTCCCTTCCCAGTTAGATTATATCCTTCAGTATTTTTCCCTTTCCCTATAATTCTACTccatttttcctccatttttggtgTTTTTTTTTGCATGGCTGTGTTTCCCACTAGATTCCGAATCACTTACCTCCTCCTCCATCTGCTCTGCTCAGGATTTCGTTATCGGCGTGTTCTCCACCATTGTTGATGTTGACACCAGTGTTCTCTCTAGATTCAGTGGTGCTATGCCTTGAATTGCATTGACATTCCTAAATTTCCTCGTTTCCGATGACTGTGGCACTCTGTTTAGGTCTCTTCTAGTTGTATTGAGCTGTACTGTACTCCTTCCTGCTCCAGATTTTGCTTTCCTCGCCATATCAGTTGCCTGAGATGAGAGCTCACATTCTAGAGAGAGAAAGTTTCAAAAGCCGTAGACTAGATTTTATAGTCCATAATCCATAGTAGGGTGCGATTTGAAGTTAGGTGCAATTTGGAGATTCACATTAGAAGGTACATATAAAAATAACTTATTATCTATTAAATTTAGAAAACCACGACACTTGGAAGGGACAAGCATCTGTATGCTCATATTTATTCACTCTCAATAATAAACAATCAAAATTTGATCGGGCATGCCATCTAATGGGTTATGATGTGTGTCGGGATTGGACAAGATCAGACTCAATGAATTGTGCTTGACACAGATACGTAAAAAGTTTATTAAATATTTGAAGAAGACTAAAAATGCTTAGCTTTGATAAATTTAAAAGATTAAAATTGATTacaattatatttattttaaatctaTCCAAATATTGGAAACTATTTTATTGTCATTCTTTTTCGATATTTCACGTAAAATTTTGGCCATTATATTAGCGTGTCCATTGCCACGTAAGTAAGCTGACAATAAAAGGTCAAGGGAAACATCCTAACGTTTCAACATATCAGAACGACACCGTATTGTTCCCAAAAGATGCAAGAATATGGCGGGAAAACATCGCAGGAATTGCAATGTGATACAGTCCTAGGGTTTATCAGAAGCGAAAGACTCTTCCGTCGAAGCGAATCCTCGCATTCAGCTCGTTCGAGAAAATGCCGACATACAAGATTAGGGGTATCGATGTCGATTTCCCTTACGAGGCTTACGATTGCCAGATCACGTACATGGAAAAAGTCATTCAGTCCCTTCAAAATGTATATGTCTCCCTTAATCATTCATTGTTTTTATAAATTTTGGGTATCGTTATTCCCAATGCTAAGTTGAATTTTTGATTCATCCTTAATATATACCATATTCAGCTGATATCTTGGAAATTAGTTGCTGAAGTTAACAATCAACTAAACACCTAGACTTTATTTTGGATGGAATGTGAAAAAAGTTTCTTTTTTTGTGCTGAATTTTGATTCTTGACCCGGTATTTTGTGAGTTAATGTTTCGACTAGTCACCATATGACATTAGATCCTTGATCATTGTTTCAATGGGGCTTCTGTTGATGTGAATAAGGAACATCACCCTCATTGTTGTAGCTTCTTGATCGCACATAGTCGGCCCAGTGGCGGAGCCAGGAATTTTTACAAGGGGATTCAAAAAATTAGAATCTGCGACCTAAAACAATTTTTGAGCTATCTTTGCCACCACAGCTTTTGTGCAGTACTATTTTCTAACGAAGAGGATTCAATTGAACCCCCTTCCTTAACTATGGCTTCGCCACTTTGTGGTAACATCAATTTGGTATGTTCACAGTAAGCAGCTGTGCGACTACATTTTTCGTGAAGAGTAGAAGCAACATCCCAGGTGCTAGAGACAAAATATATTTCTAGAATTGAAATTACCTTAGTAAACATGAAGTGTGTTCCATGTCTGTATTCCCATTTCCCCCCTGTAGTCTTCAAAGCTTGTTGTTTTACTGAATGAATGCTTGTGATGTGGCAGAGATGTAATGCATTGCTTGAGAGCCCAACCGGGACTGGAAAGACCCTGTGTCTTCTTTGTGCCACATTGGCTTGGAGGAAGAGTTTGGGGGGTTTCTCAGTCCGGAAGAGTGGAATAAGAGACCGTATTGCCAGTAGCCAGCAGTCAGATGAGTCTTCTCAATCTGAATCCTCAACATTACCGAATATTGTATATGCATCACGCACACACAGCCAAATTCGACAAGTGGTGAAAGAGTTAAAGAGGACCAATTACAGGTAGAGTTAGATTGTGAGTGCATTATTGAACAGGTGGCTTTagcactatgttttactgttgACCAACTATGTTAGCATGTTCTTAAAAGGGTTACTTATTTGCAATACTTTAGATCTGCATATGCTATAAGGTATCTGATTCTGTCAATATAATGTGATGTATAGGCCAAAAATGGTAGTCTTAGGATCTCGGGAACAACTGTGCATTCATGAAGAAGTGAGTCTGCTGCGTGGAAAAACACAGACAAATGCCTGCCATGCACTTTGCAAAAAGCGCAAAAAGCGTTATTGTGGCCATTTTTCTCGCGTTGCAGGTACATTAGCACATTTAGTAACTTGCACTCAAATTCTTCATAATTGAGCTGGACAAATGATAGTATACTTTGGATCTAATACAATAATATAAAAGGTGATTGTGTATCTAAACTTATAAgtaactttttttttgttatttactATGCTTGGTGAATTATGACTGTTAATGCTTTTATTATGTACAGAGTTCATGAAGACTAATCCTAGTCTAGGAGAGGAGCCTATTGACATAGAGGATTTGGTCAACATAGGAAGAAGCAGTGGCCCGTAGGTTTTTCTTGTAAGTCTTGCCATTGAATGCTGATAGTATGATGTGGActcacttttgttttctttatagGTGCCCGTATTATGTATCACGAGAACTTCACAAGACTGTGGACATATTATTTGCACCTTACAATTATCTTATTGATCGCGGATACAGAAAATCTTTGAACATTCAGTGGACAAACAGTATACTTATATTTGATGAAGCTCATAACTTGGTAAATTGCACCTTCAGTTGTCATGCCAGTATTTTCTTAGAATGTTCACCCTTGTGTCATGCTTCTATTGTAATTAAAGATTCAATTCTAATTTATTTGATGGTTTTCCATTTTGACCAGGAAAgcttgtgtgctgatgcagcctCTTTTGACCTTTCTTCTGGCCTTCTGACAGCTTGCATTTCTGAAGCTAAAAGTTGTATAGACCTTTCGATAGCAAGGAGGGAGAACTCAAGTGACAAATCATGTAATCCAGATAACTTCGCTATTCTCAGAGGTAAATCGCTAATTTTTGAATAAAATTTTGATAGTTCAATTAGACATGTTTTTATTCGTGGGTATTTTTTGATAAAGTTCTATTCATGGGTATTGAGCTTATAGTGCATTGCCTTTAATTGTTCAAGACGTCTGTAAGTGATTATTGCAATTTAAGAGACATTTCTCATTAGAGTTCAATCAAGTTGCTCGTTACTTCAATTTTGTTGTGTTTGTTCCTCTCGGTCATTTTATACTAAATTCACTTGTTTAACTCCTTTGTATCTGAGGTAGTAATAGTATATGGGTGTCACTTACTCTTTAACAGTGTGCATCTCATGCAGCACTTCTTTTGAAGCTTGAGAAAAAAATTGCTGAAGTGTCCATTGATTCAAAAGAGTTGGGTTTCACGAAGCCTGGGCCATACATTTATGAGTTTCTTGCTGATCTAAATATCACACAGAAAACTGCCAACATGCTCATTGATATAATTGAGGAAGCAACTGTACTTCTTGAAGAAGGTGAGTTCTTACTGCCTTGACCCTATGAATGTAGTTTACCATGTATCAGATCTACTTTGGAGTTTGGAGTGAAAGGTTTGTTTGCATCGCTGTTTAACTTGGCATGAAGACTAATAATTTAGCTTTCGATTCATTCATTATAGGTTTAGTGGTCGAAAATTGTTaaactagagttaaaatttggtcATGAAGTTGGTTTCATAGGGAAAACATGTATTGTTatcttagttttattttttttggaacaTGCGCTTAACGTTTATGATGTGCCAAATTTGAATTGTGTCAGAAGCTAATGTACATTTCTGTTTACCAAGGTTTAACCCCTTTTTGTGTGATGGAATTCACTCGtttacctttttttttaattaaaaaaaatgtgttCCATGAAATGAAGTGGGGCAGAAAAAATTTGGGTTTGTTTCTAGCTTTTGTAGCCAGGAGTGATATCGTGTTTTATAGTTTTTGTAGCTTGTATGATGCTTCTCCATTTGAAATCACTGTATTCTTGCTCCTCTAATCAGATGCAAACACTACCGAGGATGGAAAAACAAACAAGTCAAAAAGCACGGTCTGTAGATTGGAAAGCATGGGTGACATTCTACAAATGATTTTCAGGAATGATGGAAACCCTCATGCCCAATACTATCGTGTAAGTTAAGAGATTATGTGTCCCTTTTTTCTTTGGTTGGCAGGTTGAAAAATGATTTGTTGGGGACTTACGCGATTGTACTAAATTCTGATTCTCAGTAGGTTGTCTGATTGAAGCTTTTTCACGTCTTATCAGGTTCATGTTCAGGAAGTTCAAGGAGGTGGCATAGATTCCCTTAAAGGTAGTCAAATTTACCGTTGGCTTAGTGCAAAAATAACATCAGTTCTTGGGATACTTGTGTACTCCATAGTTTTTTGTTTTCTTAACCACTAACCCTCTTCCTTCCCCATccataattttaattgattttgtaCTGCAGGAAAGGCATCTAGAACACTGAGCTGGTGGTGTTTCAATCCAGGTATTGCAATGGAGCAGTTCTCCAAATTAGGTGTTGGATCTATCATTTTGACTTCTGGCACATTATCTCCGATGGATTCATTTGCTGAGGAATTGAAGTTGTGAGTCCAATTTATCCAAAAATGTTTTTACTTACATTTTGTTCTGGCATGAATTCTGATTTCCAATCTCTTTTCCTTTCTGCTGCTTGTAGAGATTTTCCAGTTCGTTTAGAGAACCCTCATGTTATATCAGACAATCAGATATGGGCTGGTGTTGTACCCATGGGTCCTTCTGGTTATACATTCAACTCATCATATAGGACTCGTGATTCTATTGAATACAAGCAAGAGCTTGGGAATGCCATTGGTATGAAGAATGTGATGCTGCGTGGTGTATGCATAACTGTGAAATACTGATGATATTTCCAGATAATGTTTCTGATGGACGTTATTCTTTTCTGATTTTATGCTTCAGTCAATTTTGCTCGTGTTGTACCAGATGGACTTCTTGTATTTTTTCCTTCATATTACCTGTTGGAGCAATGCATTGGCTCCTGGAAAACTTCGGTAAGGATCTTGAAGTTTTGAACATATGAAAACAGGCATCCGCTTGGCATTGATTTCTCTGAGCCTAATGTTGCACTATGAAAATTGTCAGGGGCATTCAAACTCAATGGATTCGAGCACAATATGGGAAAGGATATGCAAATACAAGCTGCCTGTCGTTGAACCAAGACAATCTTCTCTTTTTCCAACAGCAATTGAAGTATGCCATATAATTTTTGTAACTTACCTTTTATCCATTCTGTGTTTATGTCTGACTCAGAAATTTTGGGCTTGGACAGGACTATATGACCAAGTTGAAGGACAAATCAGCATCTGGGGCTGTGTTTTTTGCAGTCTGTCGGGGAAAAGTAGGTTTCTGCTTTAAATTTTTTTTCATAGTTTTTGATAGCAGAATTTATAGCTGTTGAGTTTTGAGCTTTTAATTGCAAGCTCATTTTATTTGTGGGTAAGAGATGCTTCTGGAAGTCCTCAACATAGTTTAACTAGTAGCACTTTGACCTGATGGATAATTTTGCCAGTGTTGAATCAATATTCTATCCAGCCATCCTATGCTGCTGCTTGGATCCTAAAGATGATTGTTGTGGCAATATGCTATTATGATTCTTGGAGGGGTTCAGGAAATGACTGTGACTTCGTACCTCAAGTTTCTATCAAAGCTGTTTGAGCTTGTACCTGTATATTGTTGCTTAAGTTTGATGTTCAATCTGGGTCTGATGGCTTTATGACAAACTTTATGCTGGGTTAATTAGTATGTGATGTAGATACAGAGAACTAAAGGATACTTAGGAACTTGCTTATGGAGGTGTTTCATGGCTTGTTTAAATTGAATATTACATTTTCCACCACAAATATTTTGAGCGAATATGGCCCCAGGGCTTTGGTTCAGCGGTGAGGATGCAACACATGAAGTGTGGATTAGGCCGCACATTACGACTTTGAATGCTGCCATTGACTTAaagcctggtatttaagtggGACAGGGTAGAGGGTGTGGGCCCATACTCCTTCGAGTTTCAAACCTCTTAGCACAATTGGGATTGGGCAAGCTAACTTATGTGTCAGTCATTAAAAAACGAAAGAAAGCGAATTTGCCAAAGTATGCTAATTTGACAACCATAGCACTTCACTGGATGACTGCTGCTTTTCTTAGAGACATTTATCTGTAAGGTAAGTTGTATTATTTCTGCTTACTAGGGAAAACCtatgttttttttcttccaaaaattttTGGAAGTGGGAAAGCTTAGATGACCACATTTCTTATTTCCTTATGCACACTGTTTTAACAAACTTATCACATTTATACATTGAGAAAATATCTAACTTAGTTGTGGAGACTTCCTAGTGAAGAAAAGGACGTTACTCATTGAACTTATAAATTTAAGTTATTTGCTATTACATACAATGAAGTGGAGGTGGAGCACGGTGGTTCCgctgtacaagaacaaaggtgatatccagagctgtaacaactataggggtatcaaattactgagtcatatcgtgaaagtttgggagagggggGTAGAAGTGAGGGTGAGGAGGACGATGCCTATTTCAgaaaaccagttcgggttcatgccaggGCGTTCTACcacggaagctatccaccttattaggaggttggtggaatagTACAGAATAGGAAGAAGacctgcacatggtgtttattgatctggagaaagcgtatgacaaggttcctagagaggTTCTATGGAGATGCTTGAAGGCAAAAGGTGTGCCAATTgcttacattagggt
This sequence is a window from Nicotiana sylvestris chromosome 3, ASM39365v2, whole genome shotgun sequence. Protein-coding genes within it:
- the LOC104224182 gene encoding regulator of telomere elongation helicase 1 homolog isoform X3, whose protein sequence is MPTYKIRGIDVDFPYEAYDCQITYMEKVIQSLQNRCNALLESPTGTGKTLCLLCATLAWRKSLGGFSVRKSGIRDRIASSQQSDESSQSESSTLPNIVYASRTHSQIRQVVKELKRTNYRPKMVVLGSREQLCIHEEVSLLRGKTQTNACHALCKKRKKRYCGHFSRVAEFMKTNPSLGEEPIDIEDLVNIGRSSGPCPYYVSRELHKTVDILFAPYNYLIDRGYRKSLNIQWTNSILIFDEAHNLESLCADAASFDLSSGLLTACISEAKSCIDLSIARRENSSDKSCNPDNFAILRALLLKLEKKIAEVSIDSKELGFTKPGPYIYEFLADLNITQKTANMLIDIIEEATVLLEEDANTTEDGKTNKSKSTVCRLESMGDILQMIFRNDGNPHAQYYRVHVQEVQGGGIDSLKGKASRTLSWWCFNPGIAMEQFSKLGVGSIILTSGTLSPMDSFAEELKLDFPVRLENPHVISDNQIWAGVVPMGPSGYTFNSSYRTRDSIEYKQELGNAIVNFARVVPDGLLVFFPSYYLLEQCIGSWKTSGHSNSMDSSTIWERICKYKLPVVEPRQSSLFPTAIEDYMTKLKDKSASGAVFFAVCRGKVSEGLDFADHAGRAVLITGIPFATRTDPKVRLKREFLDQQMNLQSTGSKVLTGEDWYTQQASRAVNQAVGRVIRHRHDFGAIIFCDERFTYSNRQSQVSRWIQPHIKCHSKFGEVVFSLTRFFRDGRIRGPTKLELMQSDDKEIVKRIGSSQPQLHFEKLFTSLVREKLTDTEYHEFVGYMKSLKSKAMKIGQVLQSIARLFSLPDRIPLLHRFKDYVPAKYHSLYDQYLKRNHEVAGL
- the LOC104224182 gene encoding regulator of telomere elongation helicase 1 homolog isoform X1: MPTYKIRGIDVDFPYEAYDCQITYMEKVIQSLQNRCNALLESPTGTGKTLCLLCATLAWRKSLGGFSVRKSGIRDRIASSQQSDESSQSESSTLPNIVYASRTHSQIRQVVKELKRTNYRPKMVVLGSREQLCIHEEVSLLRGKTQTNACHALCKKRKKRYCGHFSRVAEFMKTNPSLGEEPIDIEDLVNIGRSSGPCPYYVSRELHKTVDILFAPYNYLIDRGYRKSLNIQWTNSILIFDEAHNLESLCADAASFDLSSGLLTACISEAKSCIDLSIARRENSSDKSCNPDNFAILRALLLKLEKKIAEVSIDSKELGFTKPGPYIYEFLADLNITQKTANMLIDIIEEATVLLEEDANTTEDGKTNKSKSTVCRLESMGDILQMIFRNDGNPHAQYYRVHVQEVQGGGIDSLKGKASRTLSWWCFNPGIAMEQFSKLGVGSIILTSGTLSPMDSFAEELKLDFPVRLENPHVISDNQIWAGVVPMGPSGYTFNSSYRTRDSIEYKQELGNAIVNFARVVPDGLLVFFPSYYLLEQCIGSWKTSGHSNSMDSSTIWERICKYKLPVVEPRQSSLFPTAIEDYMTKLKDKSASGAVFFAVCRGKVSEGLDFADHAGRAVLITGIPFATRTDPKVRLKREFLDQQMNLQSTGSKVLTGEDWYTQQASRAVNQAVGRVIRHRHDFGAIIFCDERFTYSNRQSQVSRWIQPHIKCHSKFGEVVFSLTRFFRDGRIRGPTKLELMQSDDKEIVKRIGSSQPQLHFEKLFTSLDSSVDFPCSTNQLSSSVKQGNSLGSLEDILPANKSSLRSDKLVKNLAIKHASNLLVPGRKEMLISKQKIIDLTKHELSDERPEDVIAPCSLKRPRLTLTGPDCQRDHSRKSHDSPGRSSVAHHLLSESGSSYILKNKKSQYSEERSTQNTKLDRTDLLENEMTSRKTAGLVDLQNEDGIDTSVPCNNEEKKGSAFLVQVREKLTDTEYHEFVGYMKSLKSKAMKIGQVLQSIARLFSLPDRIPLLHRFKDYVPAKYHSLYDQYLKRNHEVAGL